One Brassica napus cultivar Da-Ae chromosome A5, Da-Ae, whole genome shotgun sequence DNA window includes the following coding sequences:
- the LOC106452947 gene encoding GBF-interacting protein 1-like: MVGSGARVSIGADTRKTIQTIKEITAGNYSEDEIHAMLLDCSMNPDEAAQRLLLQDPFLEVKKKRDKRKENLSNKDSVEPQWRSGGPGRGSRGGRMNFSSRHSSHDGAGAKNSFRKENSPKQVADPSTSTSQQQIKTKDNALVCSLPPVMDKSSVGLTSGSPDGAPSAVESSKNRVALGSNAVQTEQKSANSLPLSRPSSSEVRFTSSNSKPVSEQHLGQSKLQNRSRGVGKGSVNDAYVPRPASSHSNSTGSRPSSNYSNRSHHTVGPQRVKEWKPKPVNHTTTQGSGASATAEALAVPTEASEKSVEDVVPSAEGTSRLQRQLEDLQIQRQHVIIPNHILVPEAERTKFSFGSFDAGFSITSSSVAFPENAPLSQNSQEVEDSLEADELSHPNVHSTEKDEENNVHSESLSQVPNDMAGEGIAASNAAQVYDVSKQESLLESESNQNSFDHVPCNIIGPVPPAPASQHPQFENAADPQARDALRIPNFVVQQPFDTASYYAQFYRSGPDSDGRVSPFVSPGVASKFNGNVTVLPPHSSQTMQEGGNNVVLSTASPTPLVTQPAGLMQSSIPVTQQPVPFLRPPGLHMSHYPPNYMPYGHYFSPFYLPHPAMQQFLSSGGFAQQPQASSVYPAPPPPSGAATGGKYTLPHHKPGNNNTGNLTHVGVPGGYGPSHGSFPAGYNPNSGASAGNSTSSEDLNTLQLKENNGYSTTGQQSEALPVWIAGPGRDVPSSFYGLQHQHHGQHVTYAPAQAGHVTFPGMYHPGQAVTAAGGVHHPLLQQSQGVAGAEMVAPGPPNVFQQPQQTPTNWPSNY, encoded by the exons ATCCATTCCTTGAGGTTAAGAAGAAGCGTGATAAGAGAAAAGAG AACCTTAGCAACAAGGACTCTGTTGAGCCACAATGGAGATCTGGTGGTCCGGGCCGTGGTAGCAGGGGTGGTCGGATGAATTTTTCTTCTCGTCATTCATCACACG ATGGTGCTGGTGCAAAGAATTCTTTCAGAAAAGAAAATAGTCCAAAGCAGGTCGCTGATCCATCAACTTCGACCTCTcaacaacaaataaaaactaaagaCAATGCCTTGGTGTGTAG CCTTCCACCTGTGATGGATAAAAGTTCTGTTGGTTTGACATCAGGAAGCCCTGACGGTGCACCCTCTGCTGTTGAATCAAGCAAAAATCGTGTAGCATTGGGCTCTAATGCTGTGCAAACTGAGCAGAAGTCGGCTAATTCTCTGCCACTCTCTCGTCCATCCTCCTCGGAGGTTCGATTCACTTCTTCAAATTCCAAACCAGTGAGCGAGCAACACCTTGGACAAAGCAAGTTACAGAACAGATCCCGTGGGGTTGGGAAGGGTTCCGTGAATGATGCTTATGTTCCGAGGCCTGCTTCATCTCATAGCAACAGCACGGGTAGCCGGCCTTCTTCTAACTACAGTAATCGTTCGCATCACACTGTTGGTCCTCAAAGAG TTAAGGAATGGAAACCGAAGCCAGTGAACCATACCACTACTCAGGGCTCTGGTGCATCAGCTACAGCTGAAGCTCTTGCGGTTCCTACCGAAGCCAGTGAAAAATCTGTTGAAGATGTTGTTCCTTCTGCAGAGGGTACATCTAGGTTGCAGAGGCAGCTTGAAGACTTGCAGATCCAACGTCAGCATGTTATTATCCCAAACCATATCCTTGTTCCAGAGGCTGAGCGAACCAAGTTTAGCTTCGGAAGCTTTGATGCTGGCTTTTCTATTACATCAAGTTCAGTAGCTTTTCCAGAGAATGCACCTCTCTCGCAGAATTCACAGGAAGTTGAAGATAGTTTGGAAGCTGACGAACTTAG CCACCCAAATGTCCATTCGACTGAAAAGGACGAGGAGAATAATGTTCATTCCGAGTCGCTTTCACAAGTTCCAAATGATATGGCTGGTGAAGGTATTGCTGCATCAAACGCAGCTCAAGTGTATGATGTCTCCAAGCAAGAGAGTCTCTTGGAGTCCGAAAGCAATCAAAACTCTTTTGACCACGTTCCATGTAATATTATCGGGCCTGTTCCTCCAGCTCCTGCGAGCCAGCATCCACAGTTTGAGAATGCTGCTGACCCTCAAGCACGTGATGCCCTTCGCATTCCTAACTTTGTG GTCCAGCAACCATTCGATACAGCGAGTTACTATGCTCAATTCTACCGATCAGGCCCTGACAGTGATGGACGTGTTTCTCCCTTTGTTTCTCCAGGGGTTGCATCCAAGTTTAATGGAAATGTTACAGTATTGCCCCCTCATTCATCTCAAACCATGCAAGAG GGTGGAAACAACGTAGTTCTGTCGACAGCTAGTCCAACTCCACTGGTAACACAGCCTGCTGGGCTGATGCAGAGCTCTATACCTGTCACGCAGCAGCCTGTTCCTTTCTTACGGCCCCCAGGATTACACATGTCACATTATCCACCGAACTACATGCCATATGGACACTACTTCTCCCCATTCTATCTACCTCACCCAGCAATGCAACAGTTCCTAAGCAGTGGTGGATTTGCTCAGCAACCTCAGGCAAGCAGTGTGTATCCTGCTCCTCCTCCACCCTCTGGAGCTGCAACAGGTGGCAAATACACACTCCCTCATCACAAGCCTGGGAATAATAATACAGGAAACTTGACTCATGTCGGTGTGCCTGGTGGTTACGGACCCTCACATGGTTCCTTCCCAGCAGGATATAATCCCAATTCTGGTGCTTCAGCTGGGAACTCAACTTCCAGTGAGGATCTCAACACGTTGCAGTTGAAGGAAAACAACGGCTACAGCACAACAGGGCAACAG AGTGAAGCATTACCTGTATGGATTGCGGGACCAGGACGAGATGTGCCGAGCTCGTTCTACGGTTTACAGCACCAGCACCATGGGCAACACGTGACTTACGCTCCAGCACAAGCTGGTCACGTGACATTCCCTGGTATGTATCATCCGGGACAAGCAGTGACAGCAGCTGGAGGAGTTCACCATCCGCTCTTACAACAGTCTCAGGGTGTTGCTGGAGCCGAAATGGTTGCACCTGGGCCTCCTAACGTTTTCCAACAGCCTCAGCAAACACCGACGAATTGGCCAAGTAATTACTGA
- the LOC106452948 gene encoding zinc finger protein CONSTANS-LIKE 9, which translates to MGYMCDFCGEQRSMVYCRSDAACLCLSCDRSVHSANALSKRHSRTLVCERCNSQPATVRCVEERVSLCQNCNWSGHNNNNNNSSSSSNNHKRQTISCYSGCPSSSELASIWSFCLDLAGQSGCEQEMGMMNIDGDGQNNQNCNEEKKDVVAGSSSRPETSSAAPATSAFPKDVRVCEDDFYGNLGMDEVDLALENYEELFGTAFNTSGELFGQGGIDSLFQKHHQATAPEGGNLVQPAESNDDSFMSSKTEPIICFTSKPAHSNISFSGVTGDSSAGDFQECGASSSMQLSGEPPWYPQTSQDNNASSHSVTRNNAVMRYKEKKKARKFDKTVRYASRKARADVRRRVKGRFVKAGEAYDYDPLTPTRSY; encoded by the exons ATGGGTTACATGTGTGACTTCTGTGGTGAACAACGTTCAATGGTGTACTGTCGTTCAGACGCAGCCTGTCTCTGCCTCTCCTGCGACAGGAGCGTCCACTCCGCTAACGCATTGTCCAAGCGACATTCTAGGACACTCGTCTGCGAGAGATGCAATTCTCAGCCTGCAACAGTCAGGTGTGTTGAAGAAAGGGTTTCACTTTGTCAAAACTGTAATTGGTCTggccacaacaacaacaataacaattcttcttcctcatcaaatAATCACAAGAGGCAAACCATAAGCTGCTATTCTGGTTGCCCTTCTAGCTCGGAGCTCGCTTCTATATGGTCTTTCTGTTTGGACTTAGCTGGACAATCAGGCTGTGAACAAGAAATGGGTATGATGAATATAGATGGTGATGGTCAGAACAACCAAAACTGTAACGAGGAGAAGAAAGATGTCGTTGCTGGCTCCTCCTCAAGGCCTGAAACCAGTTCTGCAGCACCTGCAACTTCAGCATTTCCCAAG GATGTAAGAGTATGTGAAGATGACTTTTATGGGAACTTGGGTATGGATGAAGTTGACTTGGCTCTTGAGAACTATGAAGAGCTCTTTGGGACAGCCTTTAACACCTCTGGAGAGCTCTTTGGACAAGGTGGAATTGATAGTCTTTTCCAGAAACATCATCAAGCAACAGCTCCTGAG GGAGGGAATCTTGTACAGCCTGCTGAGAGCAATGATGATTCTTTCATGAGTTCAAAAACAGAACCAATCATTTGCTTCACATCGAAACCAGCACATTCCAACATATCATTCTCTGGAGTCACAGGAGATAGTAGTGCTGGAGATTTTCAAGAATGTGGTGCATCGTCTTCAATGCAGCTCTCCGGTGAGCCACCATGGTATCCTCAAACATCACAGGATAACAATGCTTCCTCACATTCAGTGACCCGTAATAACGCGGTTATGCGTTACAAGGAGAAAAAGAAGGCTCGCAA GTTTGATAAGACAGTGAGGTATGCTTCTCGCAAAGCAAGAGCTGATGTGAGACGGCGTGTGAAGGGAAGATTTGTCAAAGCTGGTGAAGCTTATGACTATGACCCACTCACCCCAACCAGAAGCTATTGA